The window ATCTTATGCTTCTGCACACATCCTCCAAGCTAGTCTCCCTCAAGTATTCAATTGAACCCTGACACTCATTATCAAAGCTCTTGCGCATGTAGCGTATCAGTTCGTCATCTGTAAATTCATCAAGGGATTCGTTTTTAAAATAGTAAAATATGTCCTGTAGGTCAGACAAAGTATCCATATAGTTTTCCTGCCAGATAAACGGAGAATCGCAAAACTCAAAAATCAGTTTATCTAAAATGCCCTTTCCCAGTTCTACTCGGCCATACCTCTTTAGTGTATTATATCTCTCTTCTGAAAGAGTCCGGATTTGTGCATTTGTAAGCACTAAACCAAACTTTGACGAAAATTCATTGCATTTCTCAATTTGATTAATTTCGGACTCGTTCTGCGATAATAGTTTTTGGATTTGTAAAAAATCTTTCATAAAAATCCTCCTTTTATTAAAAAAGCCCTTGACAGCTATTTGCTTTTATGATATAGTATAGTTGGATAGTTTTGCTTGCAGATTAACCGTTTGCTAAATTTAATAATATAACTTTTTATATATTTTGTCAATAAAAAAAGATGCCGCAACTTAGGCGGGGCATCATAGGGACAAAAGGTGAATCGGGTATAAATCCCTGTGAAGGGGCAGACAGTTTCGGCTGTCTGCCCCTTTTCTTGCTTATGCGGCGGGAATACTTCTGTGATTTTTCACCCGCCACGATCCTTTCAATGAACAATTGCA of the Ruminiclostridium papyrosolvens DSM 2782 genome contains:
- a CDS encoding DUF6323 family protein, coding for MKDFLQIQKLLSQNESEINQIEKCNEFSSKFGLVLTNAQIRTLSEERYNTLKRYGRVELGKGILDKLIFEFCDSPFIWQENYMDTLSDLQDIFYYFKNESLDEFTDDELIRYMRKSFDNECQGSIEYLRETSLEDVCRSIRYGQEAYKYFDTYEDELE